The following proteins are co-located in the Candidatus Electrothrix rattekaaiensis genome:
- a CDS encoding YkgJ family cysteine cluster protein, with the protein MTSEMTTERGHEESTSPLQQGESFQFRCHQGVSCYLTCCHKLELRLYPYDILCLKNKLSCTSTEFLERYTRLGAGVHPYFPALMLNMMESEQAACPFLTEAGCSVYTDRPSACRTYPLERGVEKEGIGAKLKSHYSVVRHAYCKGHDEENSYTVRQWKREQRLDSFNLMNDLWAEVDAFFASDPWQGEGHAGPRQQLAFMVCYNIDAFRAYSIENKLTARYRLDRDQRRRIERDDAELLKFGFNWLLHVLGNKRTLRPR; encoded by the coding sequence ATGACCAGTGAAATGACCACAGAAAGAGGGCATGAGGAATCAACAAGTCCTTTGCAACAAGGCGAATCTTTTCAGTTTCGTTGCCACCAAGGGGTCAGTTGCTATCTGACCTGTTGTCATAAGTTGGAACTGCGACTTTATCCTTATGATATTCTTTGCTTAAAAAATAAACTGTCCTGTACTTCAACCGAGTTCCTGGAGCGTTATACCCGTTTGGGGGCAGGCGTACACCCGTATTTTCCAGCACTCATGTTGAATATGATGGAGAGTGAGCAAGCAGCGTGCCCGTTTCTTACAGAAGCGGGTTGCTCTGTTTATACTGATCGCCCGTCGGCTTGTCGAACATACCCTTTGGAGAGAGGGGTTGAAAAAGAGGGGATAGGGGCAAAGCTGAAAAGCCATTACTCTGTTGTCCGTCATGCTTACTGTAAGGGCCATGATGAAGAGAACAGCTACACGGTTCGCCAATGGAAGCGTGAGCAACGCCTGGATTCCTTCAACCTGATGAACGATCTGTGGGCCGAGGTGGATGCTTTCTTTGCCAGCGATCCTTGGCAGGGAGAAGGTCATGCCGGTCCTCGCCAGCAATTGGCCTTTATGGTTTGCTATAATATTGATGCCTTTCGTGCATACAGCATTGAGAACAAGCTGACAGCTCGGTACAGGCTGGACCGTGATCAGCGGAGGCGTATTGAACGAGATGATGCCGAGCTGCTTAAATTCGGATTTAATTGGCTCTTGCATGTTCTTGGTAACAAAAGAACATTACGTCCCCGGTAG
- the rplQ gene encoding 50S ribosomal protein L17 → MRHRKAGRKLNRSASHRSAMMRNIVTSLLEHERISTTVPKAKEARRVAEKMITLGKRGDLNARRQAMAYIRSKDIVAKLFTEISEQYTDRQGGYTRIIRTGIRTGDAAPMAIIELVGYEESAVQEAEA, encoded by the coding sequence ATGAGACATAGAAAAGCCGGTAGAAAACTGAATAGGAGTGCCTCACATCGTTCAGCAATGATGCGGAATATTGTAACTTCGCTTCTTGAGCATGAGAGAATTTCCACAACTGTGCCCAAGGCCAAAGAGGCCCGTCGCGTTGCGGAAAAGATGATCACCTTGGGAAAACGTGGTGATTTGAACGCTCGGCGGCAGGCAATGGCCTATATCCGTTCAAAGGATATAGTGGCAAAACTTTTCACTGAGATCAGTGAGCAGTATACTGACCGTCAGGGTGGGTATACACGGATTATTCGCACCGGAATTCGCACCGGTGATGCTGCTCCTATGGCCATTATCGAGCTGGTTGGCTATGAGGAATCAGCTGTTCAGGAAGCAGAGGCATAG
- a CDS encoding DNA-directed RNA polymerase subunit alpha produces the protein MEQDIRDDNPFYRNWHDLVNPERLEVTRDSHTNRYGKFICQPLERGFAATIGNSLRRILLSSIRGAAITSVRIEGADHEFTTIDGVHEDVADIILNLKQVQLKLNSPETRTVILEKSETGLVTAGDIDGGGKVEVMNPEQPICTVTGENTTFRAELEVQWGKGYVPADWNKKENSPLGVIPIDAAFSPVRRIQYVVSQARVGQRTDYDRLTIEIETDGSVFPENALAYAAKILKEQMTIFINFNEQEAIAPERADGDGDGQDFPDFLDKNVEDLELSVRSANCLKNANIQYIGQLVQKTDAEMLKTKNFGRKSLNEIKALLLQHDLTLNMSHEGWVSPCEREDADIDG, from the coding sequence ATGGAACAGGATATTCGGGATGATAATCCCTTTTACAGGAACTGGCATGACCTTGTTAACCCGGAACGTCTGGAGGTTACCAGGGACAGCCATACGAATAGGTATGGCAAATTTATCTGCCAGCCTTTAGAGCGCGGTTTTGCAGCGACAATAGGTAATTCCTTACGCAGGATTCTTCTCTCCTCTATCAGAGGAGCTGCGATTACATCGGTTCGGATTGAGGGAGCTGATCATGAGTTTACCACAATTGACGGAGTGCATGAAGACGTTGCTGATATTATTCTGAACCTGAAGCAGGTTCAGTTGAAGCTCAACTCTCCTGAGACCAGAACTGTTATCTTAGAGAAAAGTGAGACCGGATTGGTCACAGCCGGTGATATTGACGGTGGCGGCAAGGTTGAGGTTATGAACCCGGAACAGCCGATTTGCACGGTGACCGGAGAAAACACCACCTTCCGGGCGGAACTTGAGGTGCAGTGGGGCAAGGGCTATGTTCCTGCCGATTGGAATAAGAAGGAAAATAGTCCGCTGGGCGTGATTCCTATTGATGCGGCTTTTTCACCGGTACGTCGTATTCAGTATGTGGTGAGCCAAGCCCGTGTTGGCCAACGAACAGACTATGATCGCCTCACAATAGAAATTGAAACTGACGGGTCTGTGTTCCCAGAGAATGCTCTTGCCTATGCGGCTAAGATTCTCAAGGAGCAGATGACGATCTTTATCAATTTCAATGAGCAGGAGGCTATAGCTCCCGAGAGAGCTGACGGTGATGGTGATGGTCAGGATTTTCCCGATTTTCTTGATAAAAATGTCGAGGATCTTGAGTTGTCCGTCCGTTCAGCAAACTGTCTGAAGAATGCCAATATACAGTATATTGGTCAACTGGTGCAAAAAACCGATGCTGAAATGCTGAAAACGAAAAACTTTGGACGTAAATCACTGAATGAGATTAAAGCTCTTCTCTTGCAGCATGACCTGACCCTGAATATGTCCCACGAGGGCTGGGTATCTCCCTGTGAACGAGAGGACGCCGATATTGATGGTTGA
- the rpsD gene encoding 30S ribosomal protein S4 yields MARYTGASCRTCRRENLKLFLKGERCYSDKCSFERRTYAPGQHGQNRFRKVSDYALQLREKQKVKHMYGMLESQFRRYFYLADRAKGVTGLNLLSMLERRLDNVVYRLGFAGSRDQARQFVRHSHFQINGKKASIPSCQVKPGDVITLKEKSRKNAFIVENLEAVARRGVPSWMELDKGNFQGTVKAMPNREEITMPINEQLIVELYSK; encoded by the coding sequence GTGGCCAGATATACAGGAGCTTCCTGCCGAACATGCAGACGGGAAAATCTTAAATTGTTTTTGAAAGGCGAGCGATGCTACTCGGATAAGTGCTCATTTGAGCGGCGTACCTATGCGCCCGGACAGCATGGCCAGAATCGTTTTCGTAAGGTTTCCGACTATGCATTGCAGTTGCGTGAAAAGCAGAAAGTTAAGCATATGTACGGAATGCTTGAGAGTCAGTTTCGTCGTTACTTTTATCTGGCAGACCGCGCCAAAGGTGTTACCGGTCTGAACCTTCTGTCAATGTTGGAACGCCGTTTGGATAACGTTGTTTATCGCCTAGGCTTTGCTGGCTCAAGAGATCAGGCGCGTCAATTTGTTCGCCATAGTCATTTTCAAATTAACGGTAAAAAAGCAAGTATTCCCTCCTGTCAGGTGAAACCGGGTGATGTTATCACCCTGAAGGAGAAAAGCCGCAAGAACGCTTTTATCGTTGAAAATCTTGAGGCTGTTGCTCGCCGCGGCGTGCCCAGCTGGATGGAATTGGATAAAGGTAATTTTCAGGGAACAGTGAAGGCTATGCCTAATCGGGAAGAAATAACCATGCCGATTAATGAACAGCTTATAGTCGAGCTGTACTCCAAGTAA
- the rpsK gene encoding 30S ribosomal protein S11, whose amino-acid sequence MAKGKKGAVRTKRREKKNVPDGIIFIYSTFNNTLITISDKLGNVVSWSSAGVIGFKGSRKSTPFAAQNALSDAVAKAKENGLRRVEIRVKGPGPGREAALRALTGTDLEVSKIVDATPIPHNGCKPPKRRRV is encoded by the coding sequence ATGGCGAAAGGTAAAAAAGGTGCGGTTCGAACAAAGCGTCGTGAAAAGAAGAATGTTCCTGATGGAATTATTTTTATCTACTCAACGTTTAATAATACGTTAATAACCATTTCGGATAAGCTGGGCAACGTTGTCTCTTGGTCCAGTGCCGGAGTTATCGGCTTTAAGGGGTCACGGAAATCAACTCCTTTTGCAGCGCAGAACGCGTTGAGTGATGCGGTGGCAAAAGCAAAAGAAAACGGTCTTCGTCGAGTTGAGATTCGTGTTAAAGGCCCAGGGCCGGGTCGTGAGGCAGCTCTTCGCGCTCTCACTGGCACTGATTTGGAAGTATCAAAGATTGTTGATGCAACTCCGATCCCGCATAATGGCTGTAAACCCCCCAAACGCAGGCGGGTTTGA
- the rpsM gene encoding 30S ribosomal protein S13 has product MARLSGVDLPRNKHMDRALTYIYGIGLTTARAILDKADLPYQMNSDDLSGDDVTRIRKIIEADYVVEGDRRREVAMDIKRHIDLGTYRGRRHRMSLPCRGQRTKTNARTRKGPKRGAAVRKK; this is encoded by the coding sequence TTGGCACGATTATCAGGTGTAGATTTACCGCGCAATAAGCATATGGACAGGGCGCTTACCTATATTTATGGTATTGGCCTCACAACTGCACGCGCTATTTTGGATAAGGCTGATTTGCCGTATCAGATGAATTCCGATGATCTGAGCGGTGATGATGTTACACGTATCAGGAAGATCATTGAGGCAGATTATGTTGTCGAGGGTGATCGCCGACGTGAAGTGGCTATGGATATCAAACGTCACATTGATCTCGGTACCTACCGAGGTCGACGTCATCGTATGAGCCTTCCTTGTCGTGGACAGCGAACAAAGACGAATGCTAGGACACGTAAGGGGCCTAAGCGTGGCGCAGCGGTACGTAAAAAATAA
- the rpmJ gene encoding 50S ribosomal protein L36, protein MKVRSSVKKMCSDCKILKRKGVVRVNCKNSKHKQRQG, encoded by the coding sequence ATGAAAGTACGATCATCTGTTAAGAAAATGTGCAGCGACTGTAAGATCCTTAAGCGCAAGGGTGTGGTTCGGGTAAACTGCAAGAATTCAAAGCATAAGCAGCGTCAGGGTTAA
- the infA gene encoding translation initiation factor IF-1, with product MAKEEAIEVEGTIIEPLPNAMFRVELDNGHKVLAHISGKMRMHYIKILPGDRVTVELSPYDLTRGRVTFRSKGGGKGKR from the coding sequence ATGGCCAAAGAAGAAGCCATTGAAGTTGAAGGAACTATAATTGAGCCTTTACCCAACGCGATGTTTCGTGTTGAACTTGATAACGGGCATAAGGTTTTGGCGCATATTTCCGGTAAGATGCGCATGCATTATATTAAAATTCTGCCAGGTGATAGAGTGACGGTCGAGTTGTCGCCTTATGACCTGACAAGAGGGCGTGTCACTTTCCGTTCAAAAGGCGGCGGTAAAGGGAAGCGCTGA
- the map gene encoding type I methionyl aminopeptidase, with protein sequence MAADNEKNIIVKTSDEIEVMRQANCIVASVLEMLQKEMRPGLTTRQMDRWAHDLCRDHGAHPAFLGYRGFPASLCVSINEQIVHGIPSKKVKVREGDIVSVDFGVIYNGFYGDSAVTIPVGKLTARKERLLQVTQEALERGIKQVKIGNRISDVSAAIQKHAENNGFSVVRQFVGHGIGASLHEAPEVPNYTQDQPSPRIIEGMVLAIEPMINIGTAKVKVLKDGWTVITADKKPSAHFEHSVAAAPEGPLVLSRRKEEL encoded by the coding sequence GTGGCTGCTGATAATGAGAAAAATATTATAGTTAAAACCTCAGATGAAATTGAGGTGATGCGACAAGCGAACTGTATAGTCGCTTCCGTGTTGGAAATGCTGCAAAAGGAAATGCGTCCTGGCCTGACGACCCGTCAAATGGATCGCTGGGCGCATGATCTTTGCCGAGATCACGGGGCACATCCTGCCTTTCTTGGGTATAGAGGTTTTCCGGCGAGCCTGTGTGTTTCCATTAATGAGCAGATTGTCCACGGGATTCCCTCGAAAAAGGTGAAGGTTCGAGAGGGAGATATCGTTTCTGTTGATTTCGGTGTGATTTATAACGGTTTTTACGGTGATTCCGCAGTGACTATACCTGTGGGTAAGTTGACTGCTCGCAAGGAACGCCTTCTTCAGGTAACTCAGGAGGCTTTGGAGCGGGGAATCAAGCAGGTAAAGATCGGGAACAGAATTTCCGATGTTTCCGCTGCCATCCAGAAACATGCTGAGAACAACGGGTTTTCTGTTGTTCGTCAGTTTGTTGGGCATGGAATAGGAGCCAGTCTCCATGAGGCCCCAGAGGTACCCAATTACACGCAGGATCAGCCTTCACCGAGGATTATCGAAGGAATGGTTCTTGCCATTGAGCCTATGATCAATATCGGTACTGCCAAAGTTAAGGTTCTGAAGGACGGCTGGACAGTGATTACGGCTGATAAGAAACCTTCAGCTCATTTTGAGCACTCAGTTGCAGCAGCTCCAGAAGGTCCGCTTGTTTTGAGCAGAAGAAAAGAAGAGCTGTAA